Below is a genomic region from Roseovarius arcticus.
TTCCGGCATCATACTCAAATTCGCTGGTCTCATTGGAGACTAGATATCCATCAACTTCGTAGGTTCGCGTTACTTGCGACGCGATTGCGACCTGCCGGATTATCCGCCCGCTTAAAGGGCCATTATTCTTGCCTTGGCCGCATTCTGCTCCTGGTAACTTGAGCTCATTAACGTTGCCATTGAGGTCCCCCTCGAAAACTGACCAACAGGTGGAAGTGTCAGAAATCTTGTAGCCCCAGTCGAATTGCACGGTGGCGCCCTGTGGGCAGAGATCGGTCGGGAACGGTGTGACTGGGACGCTTACACCGCTTGCCTCGCCCCTTATCGCCTCCAAGGCCGATAGATCTACAGTGCATGAAGTTTCGTTCGTAACCCCCGGATGCGCTCGAGCATCCTGCAACATCTCTTGACGGGTTAATACCCGACTAAACTCATTCAGGCTCTCCCTCCATGCGAAGCCAAGCGGCCTGCTGGCGTCCGCATCAACTTGGTACTTGCCGTACCGATAGTCGACTGTAGCTGGGGCAAGCCCGTCCGCTGCATCTACAACCACCTGCCGCACCACATATGTCGTTGGCACCGGCGCAACTCGTGGGTAGTCATCTGGGATTTCCCGTTCAAACGCACGCCAACCAAGTGGGTTTGCGACGACGCCAGACGCTTGATCAGAACCGTCCCGCTCGAGAAGAGTCTGATAGCGGACCTCAGTCCTGATCCCGTAGCCGTCCGTGACGCTAGCTAGTATGTCGGCGCGGCGGGCACGGTTGGTGTAGACTTCCTGCAGTCCACCTTCGAAGGACGCGACGATATCGGTTAGGCCCTTCCCGGTGACGCTGAGCAAGCGGACACCCTGATCCACACCATCCTTATCCGTGAAAACCAGCCCGGGAGGGACAAGGTTGTCCGCCCGCTTGCTCCACCCGTTCCCGTCATTTAGTACGAGCCCGCGATCTTCACTGCCGTCGGCCTTGGCGGGGCGCATCCATAGAAGGTCTTGATATCCATCCCCGTTGACATCGACCAATCGGAATCCTGGATCTCCGTCCAAGGTCGAGATCGCGGCCGCTGGAACTTGCCAAGCAGGGGACAATGTCCATCCTCTTCCTGTGCCTAACCAAGTCTTGGACGCACTCGGCGAGGCGCCATCCGTCGTGATGATGTCCGGCAGGCCGTCGCCGTTGACGTCGCTCCATTGGACGAGGGTTCTCGGCTGTCGGTAAACCACGTCGAGCGCCTGTGGAACCGTCATCGATGATGCCCGCCAACCCGTTCCTGTATTCATCCATACGCCGCTGACGACTTTGGGGGGCCCGGGGTGCGGAAGGTCCGGCTCGGTGAAATTCGCCACGAGATCCGGTAATCCGCTTCCATCGACATCGGTCATCTGAACATACAGATCGATGGCGGGGTCGGTCGAAGAAGTTAGCTGCGTTACAAAGGGAAGTGGAGGTGCATACTGTGGAGCCTCACGCCACATGGTTCCGTCGAAGCTGAATGCACTGAGAACTGCCGGACCATCCGCAACACACTTCGTGGTGAGATTTGGAAAGTTGCCGACGACTCCAACTTGGCACGGTCCGCGACGCCCAATTAAGACTCCAATTCGGTCGGAGCTTAGTTTCGCAAATCTCACGCCTTGATCGCCGATCCCCTTCCTTGAAAATGGAAGCACGGATTGTGGCGGAATGTACTTCGAGTACTTAGTGGGGTCAGACGCTGCGTCTACCCAAGTTCTACCTGCGGCCGCGCCCGTTGAGTCGAAGTACTCCTTGTTGAAGTAGATCTTGGTTACGACTGATGAATCCTGATAGCTGTAAAGCAAGTCAGTGTATCCATCGCCGTCCAAATCGAGAAACTGAACAGGATTTCCCGTGATCTGGGATCCTGAAAACGGTACCGGGGGGCACAGGCCTACTCTCATGGCTGGATTTGGATCCGAGAGGTCAAACGGAACTGATGAGTTCGTGCAGACACCCGGGGCCGGGACCCACCCCCTAGACGTGTTCTGGTATGCCCCCGTTTCGAGATATGTCTTACCCGACCGCGTTACTAGTCGACTGAAGATTGCGTCTGGTAAGCCGGTGCCGTGGAGATCGATGAATCGGACACCTAGATCTTGTTTGTCCCGTGCTGCGAACGGTATTGGCGGGGCAAACGCAGCTTGTTCTTCGAACGAACTGCCGTCGTTTGTGAAGAATTTTCCGAACTGGCGGTTTGTTCCCGCAACGTCCGCGGCTGCAACCCGCTGATCGTTCAAGATCGCGATGTCACTTCCGCCTTGGCCGACGATTGGCCCCACAAAGGATGTTACAGGCTGGGTTGGGTCGTTGCTTGCGACGAACGACGCAAGCTTGAATTGCTGACTTTCGTCGTGCCAGATCTGATCATCTTGGCTATAGACAAAAGAAATGGAGCCACTCGGTGTTTTTGTGCTGGCCAGGATTCCATCGAAGCCGTCGCCCTTCAGGTCCAGCACCACGGCCTTGGATGGGGTGCCATCCGCACTCACCAAATCGAAAGGCGGGACTTTCGATGAAACTTCAAGCCAGCCGTCTTGGGATGGCAGGAAAGCTCCTCGGAAGCCTGCTCCCTCGGCCGTAGCTACGATGAGTGCGGAGCACTGTGACGCTGGGCCATTTAGGCGAACTTCTCTCACTGCCGCGGGGTTGGTGCTGGCAGGGAACGGAGGAAGAAATTTTGCATCCGTCTCTTCTTCCCAGCCACCCGATCCAAACCGGTAGGCCTTCCAAGAGGAGGAGCCGTCCGGAAGGACGACAACGCCTACTAACGCCGGCGGCCCCCCCGAGCAATCCAGATCAATGAGATAGGTGCGGTCGTCGATGGAAATAGGTGGGAGATAGTCAGCCCGCTGGCGCCACCCGGAACCGGGGCCCAGGTTTTGCAGGAACCCGCGGCTTCCTTCCGACTCGTAGATCAGGTCAGGCCCTGCACCTCCCGTCCAGCTACCCGTGAGATATTTCGCAGTGACATGCCCATCTCGGGTCAGAATGAACGGTAGATTGTACTCGGGGTGTTGTTCGAATGTTGTCGCACCCGGAAGATAAGAGGACTTGCTCTCTTGAGACCCAATCATATTGCTCTGGAGGACAGCTGCGCGTCCACTGCCGTCGACATCGAACAAAGCGACCCCAAGATCGGTCCCGTCTTCAGAAACAAAGGGTACTGGAGGCTCGAAGTCGAACTGCGACGTTACTCCTGGACTGGTGGCGCTCTTGCTGGCTGGGCTCCAAGGCTGTCCGCCCGCCGTCCAAGAGGCTGGGCCGTTGTTCTGGAATGCATAGGCGACTTTCTTCCCATCTACTTCGACCGAAAACAGCAAGTCCCGACCGCCCGTTGAACCCGGCGCAAAATTCGCAAACCGGTAACCGCTTGCAACCTTGTCGGAAGCCGCCAGAATCAGTCCCGACGGTATAGAAATGGCATTCTTGTCCCAGCCCAAGGCTGGGGTTGTGTAGCTGAAATTGGTGGGTTCGATTTCCGTTACACCGTCCGACCCGAACATTCGGACTATTTTCAGAACAAAGCGGCTGGCCGTGTCAACTGAGTCGTACTCAAGCTTATAGTGTGCAACTTGAGTTACTGCGCTCCCGCCAAGTGCTATATTTTCAGGGCATGAAAACGTACTGTCAATGTATTCATCTGAGACGCACGAGTAGACATCCGTAAGTTTCTGGTCTTTCTTCAGGCTTTGACCACCAACGTATACCTCTAGTGGGCGAGGCGCGGCGGTGTACCGAAAGGTTATTGCCGCAAAGAATCCCCTGTCCACGTGCAAAAGCGACTTTTCATCAAATCTTCCGTGGCCAGTGTAGTAAATGTTCCTTATATTGTAATCGCCTAGTCCATTCTTCTGGTAGCGGAACTGTATGAAATTTCCGACGGTGTCAGCAGCTATGCTTTCCGCGAAGGCCAACACTGCGCCGTTACTCAAGTGAATGGTTGCATCGAGATCGGGACTTGCCGGATCGCCTATTGTGAGAATCTCGGGATTTCCAAAAATTAGCGTTACGCCGCCCTTCGTTCGGACTCGAAAATATGAATGGTTTAGATCGGGTCCGTACTGAACAATCTCAGAAAAGTCGTCGTCTACTTTCCGGTACTCAAGGGTCCTAGAACTGCCGGTCCCTACCGCCGGACCGATCGGCAAAATCCTTTGACCGTCCAGATAAAGGGCATCGTCGTCATCAAGGTTTATCGCGCCAGCGGCACCGTCTACAAATTGGTCTTTCGGTCCCCGCGTGATCGCCGAAATCCCCGATATGGACCATCCGGCGCCAAGCGGCCCTCCAAAACTTTGACTGCTATAGGCGAGTTGAATTTTCGGTTGTGTCCCAGCGGTTCCTGGGGCGATTTTTATCGGGATCGAGTAGCTGGAACTACCGTTCAAGGTTACGTCCAAGGCGCCCGGAATAGCGCCCACTAACCGCTCTTCCGCCGCTGCACCTTGTGCAAGCACAAAGAAAATTACTGTAATCTGTAAAGCAAGCAGGGCAAGCAAGCGCATTTCACTTCTCCCCAAGTATCTGATCATAATCGCACGCCGCATAAACGAGTCAAGATCCTACTCGCGGTCGGCGGATGCCAAGACAGCGGTTTTCTTGATCTGGTAGCCTCTGGCAGTGTTGCCGCTTTGGTGCCGGTCGACGTTTTGGAACGGCGCTCGTCGGGCTTGCCTTCAAAACTTATATAGATAATTCAGTGATTTGCGGCCTGGAGAAGGTTGTCTTTCAGGCCCATCCCCTCCGCCACAAACCATTCGCGAACCCGAGATGAGGCCCCTATGAAGGCCTTTTTTTCTTTTTGTTACAAAGGGGTTTAGCGGAGCCATCCGACTTTCGGAGACTGGCCGTTGGCCCGAAATTGGTCTCCGAACGCCCCGCGTCTCCTTTCACCCGCCCTTCACCCAAATCGAGACGCATTCAAAACTGTTTGTCTTTTCAGATGCTTGCCGAAAATGGATTGCGCCGATGTTGGGGTGGGCTCGACCGCTATCGAAAAGAGCAGAGACACCCGAGGGCGGCGTGGTTGTGCGCGAGAGAGCGCAGAGGTTCGTGCTTTGGCGTGCAGCGGGGCTCACCAAGCTGTTTCTGAACGTTCCACTGGTCGCGTAAAGGCGACGGTTTACTGCAAAACCAAATTTCAGTGATATTTTGTGTGGTGGCGGAACTCCTCGCCCGATTGACCCGACTAGTTCAAGCGCCCCAAACTTGGGCACTTTCACTGTCAAAGAAGGTGTATGCAGTGTCCGAACCAGCGGTTTTTTGGTGCTTGGCGAGGAGGCCGTCCAAAGCTTTTAGATTTTCGTCGTCTGGTTTGTAGACACCGAAATATATGTGCTTTGCTTTGGACGTAAAAATGGCACGATAGATATGAGCGTCGTTTTCATCCGCGCTGTGACCATAAACAAAAATCGTTGCAGAACTATGCCGAAGGGTCTCGTAACAGTGACGTAGATAAGCGATGGAATTGATTTTCCGCATCTTCTGCACGCTGGTCCCTTCTGCAACATAGATTGGGAAACGATGCTTTTTAGCGATCGTGCTTGTGATTGTTGAGATGACGCCCGACCCGGTATCTACCGCTTTCAGGATTTCCCCGGCCCCGTTGTCGAAGAGATGAAGGCCACCATGAAGGTTATATAGGTGGCAGTATGCGCCTTCTGAAAAAGGACCTATGAAGCTACCCGTCGGTGTGCCGAGTCCGAATCCGTCCTTCAGAATGCGCTTTTCCAAATTGACCCAATAGAGGAGCAAGTCATAGTTGAGCGTGAAAACAGTTGAGAATTTCTCTAGGAAGGCGGCGCTGCTCGTGTATTGGGGGTCAAGATCCTCCCGGTGTTTTGGGTGGGTCGTATTGATGGCCTGAACTAGAGCCTCGCGGATTTTCTGTGCGTGGTCTTCGAGCTCTTTGGCATGTGCGTCATTTCCATAGGCGGTCTCGACCACGACTGCCCCCTCCAACGCTCGCACAACGGCCTCGAAATCGGTAGTGGTCAGTGCGGCGAACAGGTTGCGCAGCGGCGTGCCCTCATCGAGGCCAGACTTTTCTAACAACGACTGGTAATTGAAATATCGCGCGGAAAAACCGTTGCCGATCAAAAGAGCGCGATCATCACCATCGGTCGCTTCGATTGCTCTTTGGAATTCAATGACTTCCGGCATAATTGTTTCCATCCTGATTAACTGTTTTCGTCGCATTTCGTAGATAAGTTTAAATATGTTCCACAGGTGCAGTGAGTAGCAATCTCGAACGGCTGGTTTCAGGCGATATTGCGAGGTCTAGTGGCGATATTGGGCCAATCTGCGATGGGAAGCTCGGGGTAAACTGATCGCTGTTCATCCTAATACTTCTGCTTTTCAGGAATGACCCCACGCACGCCACCGCGGGGCTCTGCCACGTCCCCCTTCCGACGCGGGATTAGGTGGACATGGACATGGAAGATGGTCTGACCGGCCTCGGCCCCGGCGTTGATCCCGACATTGAAGCCGGTGACGGCGGGGTCCGCGGCAAGAATTTGCTCGCGCTGTTCCTTGAGCAACGCCTGGATCGCGTTCAACTCGGGCTGATAGAGCTCGAAGTAATCGGCCACATGCCGCTTGGGGATGACCAGCGTGTGCATTGGGGTAACGGGAAATCCGTCACGGATCGCGTAGCAGAGCTGGTTCTCGGCGATGATCCTGTCTTCGCCGATCCTGCAAAAAAGACAGGCCTCCTCTCTGACGCCATAGGAGGCCAGCACGTCCCGGAAATCGGTATCGTCCCTGTCTCGTTTGTTCGTGTTGCATGTGACGCAGAGCGCCTGAAAGTTGCTCAAGTCGTCGCTGCCGCCTTTGGAACGTGGCATGATATGATCGACATGCAGGGCAGACTGTTCTTCATGGGCCCCGCAAAGCTCACAACGGTGCTTGGCGCGCTTGAGCACCTCATACCGGACCGAGCCAGGAACATAGCCATCCGCAATGCCGCGGTGCCCCCAAATGCAATCGCCTCGCAGGCCGATATAGACGGACAGACATTGCTGGCAGAGTTCAATGAGTGCAGCAATTTCCTGCTCAGACAGATCGCTGGCCGCCAGCCTGTATCCGACAATTCGTCGTCCATCTTTGACCGGCTCTCCGGACATCGGCTGCATTTGGTGCCAAAGTCGGCTTTGGGCCGAGCCTGTATAGCCATCTCGTCTATGAATTTGCGGCGATGCCCAACGCCATTTCACGATGCGTGACCCGATGGCAATTCGCACAGAGACACTGCAAATCTTCCAGCTTTGTCTCGTGCCCAGGAACCATGTCTTTCACTTGGATCAGCGCATGATGAACCTCTATGCAAGAGTCGCCTACATATGGCCCATAGGTCGATACGGGTCGGAAGCCGCATCGTTCGCAAAATAGCTCTCCGTGCTCACGGACGAACGCAGCCTTTTTCTGTCGCGACAGCCCACTCGCGCGTTCGCGCTGTATGTGGACAACGATCTTTGGGTTGCCTTCGATCGCTGATCTGTCGCCGTCATCTAGTGGAATGTCCCGCAGTGCCTGCTGCATCGCTTCTGAAGAAAGCGATTCGCTAGGTTTCCCAACAATGTGAAATCCAGCAGCTTGGATGATCTCAAAGCATGGCTGGCTGAACCCTGAGCTGAAATGCTGCGGGAATGCTTCAATGCCGAGAGCCTCCTCCAGGGCAAGGCCAAAAACTTTCTTTGGAGCAAGCCGCGTGCCGTCAGGGAGCAGAACATCGTAGTCCGTCGACTCCGAAAAATTGGGCACATCCTCACCGGCCAGAATTCGCTCAATCGATCGCCGAATGTGATCGCGAGCAACCTTTCTGAGTTGATCACTTGGCAGCCGTTCAATTATTGTCGGCGAGGCTTCCTCGACTGACCACTTCATCAGTTTGAGAGTGGTACGAATGCTTGAAAGAGAGCGCCCGGATATCTCGAAACGCAGCGCTTTTGTGGAGTTCCCGCCTTTTGAATTCAGTTTCTGTCCCCAACGCTTTGCTCTCTGCCGAATCAACTTCGCAACATCCTCATCAGGCAGCCCGGTAAGTTCATCTGAAGTTGCGAGCGTGCGGGCGACTTTCGAGCTGTGTCGGGCCACGGTGCTATCCAGAAGTACGCGTCCAATAGTCGAATTGGTGCCCGTATCTTGCGCGCGAAGTCGCCGGATGATTGTTAGTAAAGCTTCTTCGTATTCTGTGTTTCTGGCGGGCCTGCCACCAGTTGCCCCACCACGGCTATGCAACAGAACATCCGTTCCATCGAGCTCGATCCGTGCGTCGTATCGATCACGCCACTCTGAGTCTGAGATGCAATAAATCAAAGGCTACCCACTCTTTGTTTGTAAAAGGATGGCGCTGCCTTCGCAGCAAGCGCAAGTGAAAGGTAGCATGCAAGTCGAATACCAACTTCGGCAATGACTTTTGGGTCAGCGACCGCGTGAACCACAAATAGGGCCGTGTCAGAGGAACTTTCTTGCCGGCTGAGTTTGCGCCGACTAGCGTCACCGGATGACAAAACCCAGCCCCTTTCGCTATTCCAAAACATCACCCGAGATCATCCGCCTAGCGGTGATGCTGTATGTCCGGTTTCCACTTTCGCTTCGCAACGTCGAAGACCTCCTGCATGAGCGCGGCATCGACGTCAGCCATGAAACGGTGCGGTTCTGGTGGAACAGATTTGGACCGATGTTTGCAGCCGAAATCCGTCGTAATCGGGCGAGCCGGATGCGGGCGCACTCGAACTGGCAATGGCACCTAGACGAGGTTTTCGTGAAGATTAATGGTGAGACGCATTATCTGTGGCGCGCCGTCGACCACGAAGGCGAAGTGCTGGAAAGCTATGTTACCAAACGCCGGGATCGCAAAGCAGCATTGAAATTCCTAAAGAAATCAATGAAGCGATACGGCAATCCAGAAATCATCGTGACCGATAGATTGCGCTCCTATGGCGCCGCAATGAAGGTCATCGGCATTGCACCGAAACAGGAAACAGGCCGCTGGTTGAACAACAGGGCCGAGAATTCGCATCTGCCGTTTCGACGACGAGAACGGGCGATGCTCCGCTTTCGGCAGATGCAAAGTTTGCAAAAATTTGTCGCCGTCCATTCTTCAATTCGCAACCATTTCAACCAGGAGCGCCACCTTTACTCACGGAGCAATTTCAAGCTGAACCGAACCGCTGCTCTCTCCGAGTGGCGCCAGTTGGGCGTGGCATAAGGGGCAGCCTCTCTGTCCTTGCAGAGACTGGTTCGCATTGGTCTGACACCACCGCCATTATACCTTTTTTCTGATTTAGTTGGGTTGTCTTGGACGGGCATTTTGCTTTCTTTTGTTGAGTATAATGACCTTTTAGCTTTATGTTGGATTTCTTTCGATTACATGTGCATTCTTACCTTGCGTAGTATGGAATGTGGTATTTGTGATGGCCCTGTCAGGAACGCTGAACAGGAGACGCGTCGTGAAGGATGATTCAATGCCTCTTTCCAAATTTGGTATCAACAACGACTACGCAAAGCTGACTGATGTTTTGCTGGGCAAACCCGAGTATTTTCGATGGGTCGAAGCAGGCCCGTTGATTGGGCGCACATTGGCCAATGCCGGTAGAACCGGACATAAGTTCGATCTGCAACTGGCTATGAAGCAACACTCGGAAATGGTGTCGATCTACGAAGAAAACGGCGTGACATGTCATTACCTGAATGCGGACGAGGTGCTGCACCGCAACTTCTTTGCGCGCGACAGTTCAGCGATGACGCCGTGGGGGCCGCTGGTATGCCATATGCAGTTGAAGTGCCGCCGGGCAGATTACGCAACGGTCATCAAATTTTATCTGGATCACAACATCCCGATCTGGAAATTTGCCACCGCCGGGCATTTCGAAGGAGGGGATTTCAATATAATTGAACCGGGCCGCG
It encodes:
- a CDS encoding RHS repeat-associated core domain-containing protein gives rise to the protein MRLLALLALQITVIFFVLAQGAAAEERLVGAIPGALDVTLNGSSSYSIPIKIAPGTAGTQPKIQLAYSSQSFGGPLGAGWSISGISAITRGPKDQFVDGAAGAINLDDDDALYLDGQRILPIGPAVGTGSSRTLEYRKVDDDFSEIVQYGPDLNHSYFRVRTKGGVTLIFGNPEILTIGDPASPDLDATIHLSNGAVLAFAESIAADTVGNFIQFRYQKNGLGDYNIRNIYYTGHGRFDEKSLLHVDRGFFAAITFRYTAAPRPLEVYVGGQSLKKDQKLTDVYSCVSDEYIDSTFSCPENIALGGSAVTQVAHYKLEYDSVDTASRFVLKIVRMFGSDGVTEIEPTNFSYTTPALGWDKNAISIPSGLILAASDKVASGYRFANFAPGSTGGRDLLFSVEVDGKKVAYAFQNNGPASWTAGGQPWSPASKSATSPGVTSQFDFEPPVPFVSEDGTDLGVALFDVDGSGRAAVLQSNMIGSQESKSSYLPGATTFEQHPEYNLPFILTRDGHVTAKYLTGSWTGGAGPDLIYESEGSRGFLQNLGPGSGWRQRADYLPPISIDDRTYLIDLDCSGGPPALVGVVVLPDGSSSWKAYRFGSGGWEEETDAKFLPPFPASTNPAAVREVRLNGPASQCSALIVATAEGAGFRGAFLPSQDGWLEVSSKVPPFDLVSADGTPSKAVVLDLKGDGFDGILASTKTPSGSISFVYSQDDQIWHDESQQFKLASFVASNDPTQPVTSFVGPIVGQGGSDIAILNDQRVAAADVAGTNRQFGKFFTNDGSSFEEQAAFAPPIPFAARDKQDLGVRFIDLHGTGLPDAIFSRLVTRSGKTYLETGAYQNTSRGWVPAPGVCTNSSVPFDLSDPNPAMRVGLCPPVPFSGSQITGNPVQFLDLDGDGYTDLLYSYQDSSVVTKIYFNKEYFDSTGAAAGRTWVDAASDPTKYSKYIPPQSVLPFSRKGIGDQGVRFAKLSSDRIGVLIGRRGPCQVGVVGNFPNLTTKCVADGPAVLSAFSFDGTMWREAPQYAPPLPFVTQLTSSTDPAIDLYVQMTDVDGSGLPDLVANFTEPDLPHPGPPKVVSGVWMNTGTGWRASSMTVPQALDVVYRQPRTLVQWSDVNGDGLPDIITTDGASPSASKTWLGTGRGWTLSPAWQVPAAAISTLDGDPGFRLVDVNGDGYQDLLWMRPAKADGSEDRGLVLNDGNGWSKRADNLVPPGLVFTDKDGVDQGVRLLSVTGKGLTDIVASFEGGLQEVYTNRARRADILASVTDGYGIRTEVRYQTLLERDGSDQASGVVANPLGWRAFEREIPDDYPRVAPVPTTYVVRQVVVDAADGLAPATVDYRYGKYQVDADASRPLGFAWRESLNEFSRVLTRQEMLQDARAHPGVTNETSCTVDLSALEAIRGEASGVSVPVTPFPTDLCPQGATVQFDWGYKISDTSTCWSVFEGDLNGNVNELKLPGAECGQGKNNGPLSGRIIRQVAIASQVTRTYEVDGYLVSNETSEFEYDAGKILERHGNVVSVLTTLADGSSTQTTSEYSDDPAKWLLGRLVSSTVTKKGDLVGSGPDRVSETKTACFDYNSETGLLNREVANCDTSREIRTTYKHDRFGNIVGKTIATDRFPDQAFVYEYGDRFSRFITASVDPLGHRSRLETDPVSGEPLVAVDPNGLKIAYQYDAFGRLTKQTAPSGIITRTDLVDARTAGALPVYDGVHSIALGLSAPVRYAVRTEIEGLPATWALFDAKGRELRRVSDAFTVDPTAARYVFTEARYDSLGRIVAASLPHDASAPPSWTFTEYDDLGRACASTAINGLRTETVYTSAPEGGAKVTVVVDPTSQLSGQHSNGQQLFSCGHQFQEGLYRPGGLNQITTSTLNMRKQIVESSDALGKVSFTYDAGGRKTAMLGPTGAETIYSYDEFGNRVQVSDPDLGVWTYEYDAFGRPTAQTDAKGQRTALEYDLLGRPKTRVSGDVVSTWTYDEAAHGIGLIASASSSNGYSERFLYDELSRLSVDSVIVGNEHFSTSLDYDKYGRVEKITYPNLFAVQNVFDEKGFLTSVIDPRDDHAFWAAKEMDAFGRITKEEFGNGVVTTKTYGQDDQRLDQISAVNGAGKRVLDLTLDYDLIGNLTSRNETVDRRKETFTYDVLNRLNQTSEANGRVSEFRYDAAGRMNYKSGLGEITYAKPQDGGQGDVFQPYHAVLRTEKGSGTRSYQYDENGNMRAAPGVTYEYTSDNRLKLAYHDSFKWMRFDYGPNGDRFRQSSRESGQYRETIYVGLYERVIDFSPFRNFDFLRPDNFTGFERSIVGRNYISNGSEIIGVVETNEHYANNLLYNPDSDPARFFYGKRTERVGRYFSNDQLGSILRVTDAKGKVQERFWFDAWGLSSGSDHDDVSRGFTGHEQLDSFNLIHMNGRVYNPILAKFLSVDPINQMANDTQSGNGYAYARNNPLRYIDPTGLGWISDFVGGIGDAISGAAGAIWNGITHFAGEVEKWFHENWRTVVVVAVVIVVSVVTVGAATPALSPLAAGILGGMAAGAAGGALGAALYGGSTDDIIGAAIKGAVIGGISGAAFAQVGTYFGPANQMTTASEVGSMAAHGVVGGAKASIEGGDFWRGFIATAATKASSIYADFNGTAANSARAAVVGGTVAELNGGKFANGAALGIFSYSFNDLVHELTSSPAVGLGHHRLVVRDGTGKVIGGVSLVPSGIAGKLSFLSSSSSGLVSFSNEDPSGWTISDTDARWIELPVERFVTSPYEDLAIANYFRSQNLVPHSYSLPTNNCWTYCNSEFDKIKSQIERSRRDGVSPNIH
- a CDS encoding DUF4917 family protein — translated: MPEVIEFQRAIEATDGDDRALLIGNGFSARYFNYQSLLEKSGLDEGTPLRNLFAALTTTDFEAVVRALEGAVVVETAYGNDAHAKELEDHAQKIREALVQAINTTHPKHREDLDPQYTSSAAFLEKFSTVFTLNYDLLLYWVNLEKRILKDGFGLGTPTGSFIGPFSEGAYCHLYNLHGGLHLFDNGAGEILKAVDTGSGVISTITSTIAKKHRFPIYVAEGTSVQKMRKINSIAYLRHCYETLRHSSATIFVYGHSADENDAHIYRAIFTSKAKHIYFGVYKPDDENLKALDGLLAKHQKTAGSDTAYTFFDSESAQVWGA
- a CDS encoding HIT family protein encodes the protein MSGEPVKDGRRIVGYRLAASDLSEQEIAALIELCQQCLSVYIGLRGDCIWGHRGIADGYVPGSVRYEVLKRAKHRCELCGAHEEQSALHVDHIMPRSKGGSDDLSNFQALCVTCNTNKRDRDDTDFRDVLASYGVREEACLFCRIGEDRIIAENQLCYAIRDGFPVTPMHTLVIPKRHVADYFELYQPELNAIQALLKEQREQILAADPAVTGFNVGINAGAEAGQTIFHVHVHLIPRRKGDVAEPRGGVRGVIPEKQKY
- a CDS encoding HNH endonuclease — encoded protein: MHSRGGATGGRPARNTEYEEALLTIIRRLRAQDTGTNSTIGRVLLDSTVARHSSKVARTLATSDELTGLPDEDVAKLIRQRAKRWGQKLNSKGGNSTKALRFEISGRSLSSIRTTLKLMKWSVEEASPTIIERLPSDQLRKVARDHIRRSIERILAGEDVPNFSESTDYDVLLPDGTRLAPKKVFGLALEEALGIEAFPQHFSSGFSQPCFEIIQAAGFHIVGKPSESLSSEAMQQALRDIPLDDGDRSAIEGNPKIVVHIQRERASGLSRQKKAAFVREHGELFCERCGFRPVSTYGPYVGDSCIEVHHALIQVKDMVPGHETKLEDLQCLCANCHRVTHREMALGIAANS
- a CDS encoding IS6 family transposase encodes the protein MTKPSPFRYSKTSPEIIRLAVMLYVRFPLSLRNVEDLLHERGIDVSHETVRFWWNRFGPMFAAEIRRNRASRMRAHSNWQWHLDEVFVKINGETHYLWRAVDHEGEVLESYVTKRRDRKAALKFLKKSMKRYGNPEIIVTDRLRSYGAAMKVIGIAPKQETGRWLNNRAENSHLPFRRRERAMLRFRQMQSLQKFVAVHSSIRNHFNQERHLYSRSNFKLNRTAALSEWRQLGVA
- a CDS encoding dimethylarginine dimethylaminohydrolase family protein, whose translation is MPLSKFGINNDYAKLTDVLLGKPEYFRWVEAGPLIGRTLANAGRTGHKFDLQLAMKQHSEMVSIYEENGVTCHYLNADEVLHRNFFARDSSAMTPWGPLVCHMQLKCRRADYATVIKFYLDHNIPIWKFATAGHFEGGDFNIIEPGRVLIGYCGERSEKEGSEQVADFVRAEGWEAVTAPISREFVHMDGLIVPLAEKLVVACIDAMEPWLVDIVRGWGIDIVDVEYREAKDLGVNLVALGNNKVLSMAGSTDLNAKMRALGFDVYDPDMSMFTLGGGGVHCLCQALCREDA